Proteins encoded together in one Paracidovorax wautersii window:
- a CDS encoding alpha/beta hydrolase, whose amino-acid sequence MTRSTTPSPTPSVCTDSTIEVAKGQAVDVRLYGRKRAGQTLPLVVHFHGGAFVSGDLDNGCTVAGLLEAAGALVVSVAYPLTPFPQPLETGYAVLKWAFKHRTKLAGQGALVYLAGEEAGGNLAAGVGLMARDQAHPPLAGQILLSPMLDPCVGTPSVRAATGEATECKWSAGWMKFLGCARDAEHPYAVPAAAQRLAGLPPTLVLVGSDDPMHDEALAYAARLEAAGQPVTRHVFNKAAQWPDALLQPGERDCPCAPEVQEQFRRFFEATRCPAPQ is encoded by the coding sequence ATGACCCGCTCCACCACGCCATCGCCCACGCCGTCCGTCTGCACCGACTCCACCATTGAGGTGGCGAAGGGCCAGGCGGTGGATGTGCGCCTGTATGGCCGAAAGCGGGCCGGCCAGACCTTGCCGCTGGTGGTGCACTTCCACGGCGGGGCGTTCGTGTCCGGGGACCTGGACAACGGCTGCACGGTGGCGGGTCTGCTCGAAGCGGCCGGTGCGCTCGTGGTGTCGGTGGCCTATCCACTCACGCCGTTTCCGCAGCCGCTGGAAACCGGCTACGCCGTGCTCAAGTGGGCCTTCAAGCACCGCACCAAGCTCGCAGGGCAGGGCGCGCTGGTGTACCTGGCAGGCGAGGAGGCCGGCGGCAACCTGGCTGCCGGCGTCGGGCTGATGGCACGCGACCAGGCGCATCCGCCGCTGGCCGGGCAGATCCTGCTGTCGCCCATGCTGGACCCGTGCGTCGGCACCCCCTCGGTGCGCGCCGCCACCGGCGAGGCCACCGAATGCAAGTGGTCTGCCGGATGGATGAAGTTCCTGGGCTGCGCCCGGGATGCGGAGCACCCTTATGCCGTGCCTGCGGCGGCCCAGCGGCTGGCGGGTTTGCCTCCCACGCTGGTGCTGGTGGGCAGCGACGACCCCATGCACGACGAGGCGCTGGCCTATGCCGCGCGGCTGGAAGCGGCGGGCCAGCCCGTGACGCGCCATGTCTTCAACAAGGCAGCGCAGTGGCCCGACGCCCTGCTGCAGCCCGGTGAGCGCGATTGTCCGTGTGCCCCCGAGGTGCAGGAACAGTTCCGCCGATTCTTCGAGGCCACGCGATGTCCCGCCCCGCAGTGA
- a CDS encoding LysR family transcriptional regulator: protein MDQIQAMRIFVRVVEAGTFTRAADSLQLPKASVTKHVQALEERLRVKLLNRTTRRVTVTPDGAAYYDRTVRLLADFDDIEASMSQARANPRGRLRVDVGTAVARLLIIPRLAEFQDRYPDIQIDLGVSDRTVDLIGDNVDCVIRGGELADQSLVARRIGNLEFITVASPDYLAQHGTPKHPLELENGHRNVIYFSPVTTRRYPLEFHKDGEVLEIAGPSQLAVNESNAYVSSLVAGRGVGQITTFQAQDYFDEGKLTRVLEDWSHPLLPVYVVYPPNRHLSAKVRAFVDWAAELFASEPHLQRQ, encoded by the coding sequence ATGGACCAGATACAGGCCATGCGAATATTCGTGCGGGTGGTGGAAGCCGGCACGTTCACGCGCGCCGCCGATTCGTTGCAGCTGCCCAAGGCCAGCGTGACCAAGCACGTGCAGGCGCTGGAGGAGCGGCTGCGCGTGAAGCTGCTCAACCGCACGACGCGGCGCGTCACCGTGACGCCCGATGGCGCGGCCTACTACGACCGCACCGTTCGGCTGCTGGCGGATTTCGACGACATCGAGGCCAGCATGAGCCAGGCCCGCGCCAATCCGCGCGGGCGCCTGCGGGTGGACGTGGGCACGGCGGTGGCCCGGCTGCTCATCATTCCGCGCCTGGCGGAGTTCCAGGACCGCTACCCCGACATCCAGATCGACCTGGGCGTGAGCGACCGTACCGTGGACCTGATCGGCGACAACGTGGACTGCGTGATCCGCGGCGGCGAGCTGGCCGACCAGTCCCTGGTGGCGCGGCGCATCGGCAACCTCGAATTCATCACCGTCGCCTCGCCCGACTACCTTGCGCAGCACGGCACGCCCAAGCACCCCCTGGAGCTGGAGAACGGCCACCGCAACGTGATCTATTTCTCGCCCGTCACCACGCGCCGCTATCCGCTCGAATTCCACAAGGACGGCGAGGTGCTGGAGATTGCAGGCCCGTCGCAGCTGGCGGTGAACGAGAGCAATGCCTACGTCTCCTCGCTGGTCGCGGGCCGCGGCGTGGGCCAGATCACCACCTTCCAGGCGCAGGACTACTTCGACGAAGGCAAGCTGACCCGCGTGCTGGAGGACTGGTCGCACCCGCTTCTGCCCGTCTACGTGGTGTACCCGCCCAACCGCCACCTGAGCGCCAAGGTGCGCGCCTTCGTGGACTGGGCGGCTGAACTGTTCGCCAGCGAGCCGCATCTGCAGCGGCAGTGA
- a CDS encoding VF530 family protein has protein sequence MHDDDSTALPPAPAPAPAQPAAKPPAQPRNPLHGMTLEAIVVALQQHYGWGGLAREVPIRCFESDPSVSSSLKFLRKTPWAREKVESLYLFMLREQKRRGQR, from the coding sequence ATGCACGACGACGACTCCACCGCCCTACCGCCGGCACCTGCACCGGCACCCGCCCAGCCGGCAGCCAAGCCGCCCGCACAGCCCCGCAACCCACTCCACGGCATGACGCTGGAGGCCATCGTGGTGGCCCTGCAGCAGCACTATGGCTGGGGCGGTCTGGCGCGCGAGGTGCCGATTCGCTGCTTCGAGAGCGACCCCAGCGTGTCGTCGAGCCTCAAGTTCCTGCGCAAGACGCCCTGGGCGCGGGAGAAGGTGGAAAGCCTGTACCTGTTCATGCTGCGCGAGCAAAAGCGCAGAGGGCAGCGCTGA
- a CDS encoding alpha-E domain-containing protein, with translation MLSRTADHLFWMSRYTERAENTARMLSVSYETSLLPQSAAMAQESWQGLLSISELMPAYTAKHGEVTPAGVLDFMVRDGNNPSSIVSCLRAARENARAVRGALTTEVWETQNQTWLELIRQLQGNAFERDPAQFFEWVKYRSHLSRGVVLGTMLQDEAFHFLRLGTFLERADNTARLLDVKFHAVQRDFHGSVENPRRATPEFDFYHWSAILRSVSAFEVYRKVYRDVITPERVADLLMLRADMPRSLHASLREVADNLAVVANDQSRETQRKAGRLLADLRYGRIDEILATGLHAYLTQFLDRVNELGAGISRDFLVPVPH, from the coding sequence ATGCTGAGTCGTACCGCTGACCATTTGTTCTGGATGTCCCGCTACACCGAGCGGGCAGAAAACACCGCCCGCATGCTCAGCGTGAGCTACGAGACCTCGCTGCTGCCGCAGTCCGCGGCCATGGCGCAGGAAAGCTGGCAGGGCCTGCTGTCCATCAGCGAACTCATGCCGGCCTACACGGCCAAGCATGGCGAGGTCACGCCGGCCGGCGTGCTGGACTTCATGGTGCGCGACGGCAACAACCCGTCGTCCATCGTGTCCTGCCTGCGCGCTGCACGCGAGAACGCGCGGGCCGTGCGCGGCGCGCTCACCACCGAAGTGTGGGAGACGCAGAACCAGACCTGGCTGGAACTCATCCGGCAGCTGCAGGGCAATGCCTTCGAACGCGATCCGGCGCAGTTCTTCGAGTGGGTGAAATACCGCTCGCACCTCTCGCGCGGCGTGGTGCTGGGCACCATGCTGCAGGACGAGGCCTTCCACTTCCTGCGCCTGGGCACCTTCCTGGAGCGGGCCGACAACACGGCGCGCCTGCTGGACGTGAAGTTCCACGCCGTGCAGCGCGACTTCCACGGCTCGGTGGAGAACCCGCGCCGGGCCACGCCGGAGTTCGACTTCTACCACTGGAGCGCCATCCTGCGCAGCGTGTCGGCGTTCGAGGTCTACCGCAAGGTCTACCGCGACGTGATCACCCCGGAGCGCGTGGCCGATCTGCTGATGCTGCGGGCCGACATGCCGCGCTCGCTGCACGCCAGCCTGCGCGAGGTGGCGGACAACCTGGCCGTCGTCGCCAACGACCAGTCGCGCGAAACGCAGCGCAAGGCGGGCCGGCTGCTGGCCGACCTGCGCTACGGCCGCATCGATGAGATCCTGGCCACGGGGCTGCACGCGTACCTGACGCAGTTCCTCGACCGAGTCAACGAACTGGGCGCCGGCATCAGCCGGGACTTCCTGGTGCCCGTGCCGCACTGA
- a CDS encoding alpha-E domain-containing protein has translation MLSRTADHLFWMSRYTERAEKQAAGALSLQHSQRAQRVRGFLPEEAAC, from the coding sequence ATGCTGAGTCGTACCGCTGACCATTTGTTCTGGATGTCCCGCTACACCGAGCGGGCAGAAAAGCAAGCCGCAGGCGCGCTTTCGCTACAACACAGCCAGCGCGCGCAGCGCGTGCGGGGTTTTCTGCCCGAGGAGGCTGCATGCTGA
- a CDS encoding alpha-E domain-containing protein — MLSRTADHLFWMSRRAERAEKQAVGALSLQHSQRAQRVRCFLPEEAAC; from the coding sequence ATGCTGAGCCGTACCGCTGATCATTTGTTCTGGATGTCCCGCCGCGCCGAGCGGGCAGAAAAGCAAGCCGTAGGCGCGCTTTCGCTACAACACAGCCAGCGCGCGCAGCGCGTGCGGTGTTTTCTGCCCGAGGAGGCTGCATGCTGA
- a CDS encoding circularly permuted type 2 ATP-grasp protein, with the protein MQKFDEMYAMLPFEGSDVRAHYKRYGQWLAKQPEEAMQARRSEAEMIFRRVGITFAVYGAKDEDGAGTERLIPFDLIPRIIPSHEWLRMQQGLVQRVTALNRFIHDVYHGQEIIQAGIVPADLILQNAQFRPEMVGVDVPQNIYSHISGIDIVRAPDAKGDGVYYVLEDNLRVPSGVSYMLENRKMMMRLFPELFSLHKVAPVAHYPDLLLDTLRASAPPTSAEPTVVVLTPGMYNSAYFEHAFLAQQMGVELVEGQDLVVKDNFVFMRTTRGLQRVDVIYRRVDDDFLDPQVFRPTSTLGCAGLMSAYRAGNVAICNAVGTGIADDKSVYPYVPEMIRFYLGEEPILSNVPTWMCRKEGDLKYVLDHLHELVVKEVHGAGGYGMLIGPAASKAEIEEFRAALVANPSGYIAQPTLSLSSCPTYVESGIAPRHIDLRPFVLSGQKVQMVAGGLTRVALKEGSLVVNSSQGGGTKDTWVLGEDSAAPPLPWPEQSQSLGGTAQSLGAMTQTLGGA; encoded by the coding sequence ATGCAGAAGTTCGACGAGATGTACGCGATGCTGCCGTTCGAGGGCAGCGACGTGCGTGCACATTACAAGCGCTATGGCCAGTGGCTGGCCAAGCAGCCGGAAGAAGCGATGCAGGCCCGCCGATCGGAGGCGGAGATGATCTTCCGCCGCGTCGGCATCACCTTCGCCGTGTACGGCGCCAAGGACGAGGACGGCGCCGGCACCGAGCGGCTCATTCCCTTCGACTTGATCCCGCGCATCATTCCCTCGCACGAATGGCTGCGCATGCAGCAGGGGCTCGTGCAGCGCGTCACGGCGCTCAACCGCTTCATCCATGACGTCTACCACGGGCAGGAGATCATCCAGGCCGGCATCGTCCCCGCCGATCTGATCCTGCAGAACGCCCAGTTCCGCCCCGAGATGGTGGGCGTGGACGTGCCCCAGAACATCTATTCGCACATCAGCGGCATCGACATCGTGCGGGCGCCCGACGCCAAGGGCGATGGCGTGTACTACGTGCTGGAGGACAACCTGCGCGTGCCATCCGGCGTGTCGTACATGCTGGAGAACCGCAAGATGATGATGCGGCTCTTTCCCGAGCTGTTCTCGCTGCACAAGGTGGCGCCGGTCGCCCATTACCCCGACCTGCTGCTGGATACGCTGCGCGCCAGCGCGCCGCCCACCTCGGCCGAGCCCACGGTGGTGGTGCTCACGCCCGGCATGTACAACAGCGCCTACTTCGAGCATGCCTTCCTGGCCCAGCAGATGGGCGTGGAACTGGTCGAAGGGCAGGACCTGGTCGTCAAGGACAACTTCGTCTTCATGCGCACCACGCGCGGCCTGCAGCGCGTGGACGTGATCTACCGCCGTGTGGACGACGACTTCCTCGACCCGCAGGTGTTCCGCCCCACCTCCACGCTGGGCTGCGCCGGCCTGATGAGCGCCTACCGCGCCGGCAACGTCGCCATCTGCAACGCGGTGGGCACGGGCATCGCCGACGACAAGTCGGTGTACCCGTACGTGCCGGAGATGATCCGCTTCTACCTGGGGGAGGAGCCCATCCTGTCCAACGTGCCGACCTGGATGTGCCGCAAGGAGGGCGACCTGAAGTACGTGCTCGACCACCTGCACGAACTGGTCGTAAAGGAAGTGCACGGCGCCGGCGGCTACGGCATGCTGATCGGCCCGGCGGCCTCCAAGGCCGAGATCGAGGAGTTCCGCGCGGCGCTCGTCGCCAACCCCTCGGGCTACATCGCCCAGCCGACGCTGTCGCTGTCCAGCTGCCCCACCTATGTGGAATCGGGCATCGCCCCGCGCCACATCGACCTGCGCCCGTTCGTGCTCTCGGGCCAGAAGGTGCAGATGGTCGCCGGCGGCCTCACGCGCGTGGCGCTCAAGGAAGGCTCGTTGGTCGTCAATTCGTCCCAGGGCGGCGGCACCAAGGACACCTGGGTTCTGGGCGAGGACAGCGCCGCGCCGCCGTTGCCGTGGCCGGAGCAGAGCCAGTCGCTCGGCGGCACCGCCCAGTCGCTGGGCGCCATGACGCAAACGTTGGGAGGGGCGTGA
- a CDS encoding DNA internalization-related competence protein ComEC/Rec2 — translation MDALHRPNLQPAAVAADGKAAVARPPERHGAGQPWRLPWWLAGGLLGTAAQLQQAALWPRSAYLALVAAGLSCCAALWLLRAAPARPGGRPWRHGRAGAAAAAAGGALLLFGVCGLRASMFLADALPPALEGRDMRIAAVVAAMPQASDAGLRLRMAVEEARLDGTVVAVPPLIDVSWYASSSFTRDAPAAAAPSEPLPAVRAGERWAMTVRLKAPHGAHNPHGFDYELLLWEQGVQAVGYVRDGARHEAPVRLASTWRYPVEQARQHVRDAIVQRLAASQDPADTARRRAAGVVAALVTGDQRAIDRADWDVFRATGVAHLMSISGLHITLFAWIAAAVAGALWRRSQRLCLAVPAPSAALACGVALAAGYALFSGWGVPAQRTVCMLATVALLRLSGRRWPWPQVWLLACAVVVVADPWALLQAGFWLSFVAVAVLFASDPVHGARGAPQGWRGRGVALLREQWTVTLALTPLTLLLFGQMSVVGMAANLVAIPWTTLVLTPLALAGVLWAPLWDAAAWCVLPLSAGLQWLAQWPWAQVSLPIAPLWAGAVAVVGGTLLALRLPWGVRLLGLPLLLPALWWQPARPAAGQFDLMAVDVGQGQAVLVRTAGHALLYDAGPRYHQDSDAGQRVLVPLLRALGERLDLLVLSHRDLDHTGGAAAVLAQQPQAAVRGSIEAGHPLQALRPVVPCVAGQRWQWDGVAFEVLHPSPADRTEAAKPNAASCVLRIAAAPVAAAGGGRGAVALLVGDIERAQESALLQRGEDVAADVLLVPHHGSKTSSSEAFLDAVRPRTALVQAGYRNRFGHPASEVAARYRQRGALLVETARCGAATWASDRPQSVQCEREAGRRVWHHTLPAAAPTAED, via the coding sequence ATGGATGCCTTGCACCGCCCGAACCTGCAGCCGGCCGCCGTTGCTGCGGACGGCAAGGCGGCCGTTGCAAGGCCACCTGAAAGGCATGGCGCTGGCCAGCCCTGGCGACTGCCCTGGTGGTTGGCCGGCGGCCTGCTGGGCACGGCCGCACAGTTGCAGCAGGCGGCTCTGTGGCCGCGCAGCGCCTATCTGGCGCTGGTGGCCGCTGGACTGTCCTGCTGCGCAGCGCTATGGCTGCTGCGTGCGGCGCCGGCGCGCCCGGGCGGGCGCCCCTGGAGGCACGGCCGTGCCGGCGCCGCGGCTGCGGCAGCGGGGGGCGCTTTGCTGCTGTTCGGCGTGTGCGGACTGCGCGCCTCGATGTTCCTGGCCGACGCCCTGCCGCCCGCGCTGGAAGGCCGCGACATGCGCATCGCCGCTGTGGTGGCGGCCATGCCGCAGGCGAGCGATGCCGGGCTGCGCCTGCGGATGGCCGTGGAAGAGGCCCGCCTTGACGGGACGGTTGTGGCCGTGCCGCCGCTGATCGACGTGTCGTGGTATGCGTCCTCCTCGTTTACACGCGATGCGCCGGCGGCGGCCGCCCCGTCAGAGCCGTTGCCCGCGGTGCGCGCGGGCGAGCGCTGGGCGATGACGGTGCGGCTCAAGGCCCCGCACGGCGCGCACAACCCGCATGGGTTCGACTACGAACTGCTGCTGTGGGAGCAGGGCGTGCAGGCCGTGGGCTATGTGCGCGACGGGGCACGCCATGAAGCGCCCGTGCGCCTGGCCAGCACATGGCGATACCCTGTGGAGCAGGCGCGGCAGCACGTGCGCGATGCCATCGTGCAGCGTCTGGCGGCATCGCAAGACCCGGCGGACACGGCGCGGCGCCGTGCGGCCGGCGTGGTCGCTGCGCTGGTCACGGGCGACCAGCGCGCGATCGACCGCGCCGACTGGGATGTCTTCCGCGCCACGGGCGTGGCCCACCTAATGAGCATCAGCGGTCTGCACATCACGCTCTTCGCGTGGATCGCCGCGGCGGTGGCTGGCGCGCTGTGGCGGCGTTCCCAGCGGCTGTGCCTGGCCGTGCCGGCACCCTCGGCGGCCCTGGCATGCGGCGTGGCGCTGGCCGCCGGCTACGCGCTGTTCAGCGGCTGGGGCGTGCCGGCGCAGCGCACGGTGTGCATGCTCGCCACGGTCGCGCTGCTGCGGCTGTCCGGGCGGCGCTGGCCGTGGCCGCAGGTGTGGCTGCTGGCCTGCGCTGTGGTGGTGGTCGCCGACCCGTGGGCGCTGCTGCAGGCCGGCTTCTGGCTGAGCTTCGTCGCGGTGGCCGTGCTGTTCGCGAGCGACCCCGTCCATGGCGCGCGTGGCGCCCCTCAGGGATGGCGCGGCCGGGGCGTGGCCTTGCTGCGCGAGCAGTGGACGGTCACCCTGGCGCTCACGCCGCTCACCTTGCTGCTCTTCGGGCAGATGTCCGTCGTCGGGATGGCCGCCAACCTCGTGGCCATTCCGTGGACGACGCTGGTGCTCACGCCGCTGGCGCTGGCGGGAGTGCTCTGGGCCCCGCTGTGGGACGCGGCCGCCTGGTGCGTGCTGCCGCTGTCTGCCGGCCTGCAATGGCTTGCGCAGTGGCCGTGGGCCCAGGTGTCGCTGCCCATCGCCCCTTTGTGGGCCGGCGCCGTGGCGGTGGTGGGTGGCACGTTGCTGGCGCTGCGTCTGCCTTGGGGCGTGCGACTGCTGGGCCTGCCCTTGTTGCTGCCCGCCCTGTGGTGGCAGCCGGCGCGGCCGGCGGCCGGCCAGTTCGACCTGATGGCGGTGGATGTGGGCCAGGGCCAGGCCGTGCTGGTGCGCACCGCCGGCCACGCGTTGCTCTACGACGCGGGGCCGCGCTACCACCAGGACAGCGACGCGGGCCAGCGCGTGCTGGTGCCGCTGCTGCGGGCCCTTGGCGAGCGGCTGGATCTGCTGGTGCTGAGCCACCGCGATCTGGACCATACCGGCGGCGCGGCCGCGGTGCTGGCGCAGCAGCCCCAGGCGGCGGTGCGGGGCTCCATCGAGGCCGGGCATCCGCTGCAGGCGCTGCGACCGGTGGTGCCGTGCGTGGCCGGTCAGCGCTGGCAGTGGGATGGCGTGGCGTTCGAGGTGCTGCATCCGTCACCGGCGGACCGCACAGAGGCCGCCAAGCCCAATGCCGCGTCGTGCGTGCTGCGCATCGCTGCCGCACCGGTGGCTGCGGCAGGCGGGGGACGGGGCGCCGTCGCGCTGCTGGTCGGCGACATCGAGCGTGCACAGGAGTCCGCGCTGCTCCAGCGTGGCGAAGATGTGGCGGCCGACGTGCTGCTGGTGCCGCACCACGGCAGCAAGACCTCGTCCAGCGAGGCGTTTCTGGACGCCGTACGGCCTCGCACTGCACTGGTGCAGGCCGGCTATCGCAACCGTTTCGGCCATCCAGCATCCGAGGTGGCGGCCCGCTACCGGCAGCGGGGGGCGCTGCTGGTGGAAACGGCCCGCTGCGGCGCCGCGACGTGGGCGTCCGACCGCCCACAGTCCGTGCAGTGCGAGCGCGAGGCGGGCCGCAGGGTATGGCACCACACGCTGCCAGCGGCGGCGCCCACCGCCGAAGACTGA
- a CDS encoding RidA family protein, which translates to MSVYDKLKELDITLPPVAVPAAAYVPYVQTGNLVFLSGHIARKDGKPWSAQFGRDITVEEGKQAARAVAIDLLGTLHAATGNDLNRIQRIVKVMSLVNSTGDFTEQHLVTNGASELFGEVFGDKGKHARSAFGVAQIPMGACVEIELIAELA; encoded by the coding sequence ATGAGCGTTTACGACAAGCTGAAAGAACTCGATATCACCCTGCCCCCGGTGGCTGTGCCCGCCGCCGCGTACGTGCCGTACGTGCAGACCGGCAACCTGGTGTTCCTCTCCGGCCACATCGCGCGCAAGGACGGCAAGCCCTGGTCGGCCCAGTTCGGCCGCGACATCACGGTCGAGGAAGGCAAGCAGGCCGCCCGCGCGGTCGCCATCGACCTGCTGGGCACGCTGCACGCGGCCACGGGCAACGACCTGAACCGCATTCAGCGCATCGTCAAGGTGATGAGCCTCGTCAACTCCACCGGCGACTTCACGGAGCAGCATCTGGTGACCAACGGTGCCAGCGAACTGTTCGGCGAAGTGTTCGGCGACAAGGGCAAGCACGCCCGCAGCGCCTTCGGCGTGGCCCAGATCCCCATGGGCGCCTGCGTCGAGATCGAACTGATCGCCGAACTGGCCTGA
- the pdxY gene encoding pyridoxal kinase PdxY — protein MPANTPPLVAEPPLVLSIQSHVAYGHVGNDAAMLPLQLLGIEPVAVHTVQFSNHTGYGEFKGQVFTPAHIGDVLDGLRARGVLARCQAVLSGYLGDAGVGEAILAAVQEIRTQRPEAHYLCDPVMGDVGRGVFVRPGIPEFLRRRALAQASILTPNQYEFEMLHGQPLGSVDDAIAAARALLGSTPGTGPSLIVVTSLRTPDLPTDRLATLAVTARDAWLVQTPFIDLQPLPNGMGDVFSAVLLGHLLRGASEPDAVSSAVSSLYALVSRTTPGQRDLPLVACREQITAPAERFQATPWTGA, from the coding sequence ATGCCTGCTAACACCCCGCCCCTCGTTGCCGAGCCTCCGCTCGTGCTGTCCATCCAGTCCCACGTGGCCTACGGGCATGTGGGAAACGATGCGGCCATGCTGCCGCTGCAGCTGCTGGGCATCGAGCCCGTGGCCGTGCACACGGTGCAGTTCTCCAACCACACGGGCTATGGCGAATTCAAGGGCCAGGTGTTCACGCCGGCGCACATCGGCGACGTGCTGGACGGCCTGCGCGCACGCGGCGTGCTGGCGCGCTGCCAGGCCGTGCTGTCGGGCTACCTGGGCGACGCAGGCGTCGGCGAGGCCATTCTGGCGGCCGTGCAGGAGATCCGCACCCAGCGGCCCGAGGCGCATTACCTGTGCGACCCGGTGATGGGCGATGTGGGCCGCGGCGTGTTCGTGCGCCCCGGCATCCCCGAGTTCCTGCGCCGCCGCGCGCTGGCGCAGGCCAGCATCCTCACGCCCAACCAGTATGAATTCGAGATGCTGCACGGCCAGCCGCTCGGCTCGGTGGACGACGCCATCGCCGCTGCGCGCGCACTGCTGGGCAGCACGCCGGGCACCGGTCCGTCCCTGATCGTGGTGACCAGCCTGCGCACGCCCGACCTGCCCACGGACCGCCTGGCCACGCTGGCCGTCACGGCGCGCGACGCGTGGCTGGTGCAGACCCCGTTCATCGACCTGCAGCCGCTGCCCAACGGCATGGGCGACGTGTTCTCTGCGGTGCTGCTGGGCCATCTGCTGCGCGGTGCATCGGAGCCCGATGCCGTGTCCAGCGCGGTCAGCAGCCTGTACGCCCTGGTGTCGCGCACCACGCCGGGCCAGCGCGATCTCCCGCTGGTGGCCTGCCGCGAACAGATCACAGCGCCCGCGGAGCGCTTTCAGGCCACGCCCTGGACGGGTGCGTGA
- a CDS encoding MetQ/NlpA family ABC transporter substrate-binding protein: MSALLSTARRLAIAALFVSTVAAVQAQPQQQPPLRIGAIPSVANEATEKAIELARAQGLNVKLVEFTDWVLPNTALAEGSIDANFFQHYPFLERFNQSRGVHLKPIAYGYSTTIGLFSKKLKKGDAVPDGATIAILSDPVNNARSLLLLESMELIKLKPGAGHLATTADITANPKKLKLIAVEGAQSARVFEDVTAVVTYTTFAKHGGVDEKQGLAFDNTVPENVKRYAIRWVTTPEKENDPRLLKFIAIYQQSPEVKAILRRLYGDLIDFPW; this comes from the coding sequence ATGTCTGCATTGCTCTCCACCGCCCGGCGGCTCGCCATCGCGGCCCTCTTCGTTTCCACGGTGGCCGCCGTCCAGGCACAGCCGCAGCAGCAGCCACCGCTGCGCATCGGCGCCATTCCTTCCGTCGCCAACGAGGCCACGGAAAAAGCCATCGAGCTGGCGCGCGCGCAGGGCCTGAATGTGAAGCTGGTGGAGTTCACGGACTGGGTGCTGCCCAACACGGCCCTCGCCGAAGGCTCGATCGACGCCAACTTCTTCCAGCACTACCCGTTCCTTGAGCGCTTCAACCAGAGCCGGGGCGTGCATCTCAAGCCGATCGCCTATGGCTACTCCACCACCATCGGACTGTTCTCCAAGAAGCTGAAGAAGGGCGACGCCGTGCCCGATGGCGCCACCATCGCGATCCTGTCGGACCCTGTGAACAACGCGCGGTCGCTGCTGCTGCTCGAATCCATGGAGCTCATCAAGCTCAAGCCCGGCGCCGGCCACCTCGCGACGACGGCAGACATCACGGCGAACCCCAAGAAGCTCAAGCTCATCGCCGTGGAAGGCGCGCAATCGGCCCGTGTCTTCGAGGACGTGACCGCCGTGGTCACCTACACGACCTTCGCCAAGCACGGCGGCGTGGACGAGAAGCAGGGCCTGGCGTTCGACAACACCGTGCCCGAGAACGTGAAGCGCTACGCCATCCGCTGGGTGACGACGCCGGAGAAGGAGAATGACCCGCGGCTGCTGAAGTTCATCGCCATCTACCAGCAGTCGCCCGAGGTCAAGGCGATCCTGCGGCGCCTCTACGGGGACTTGATCGACTTTCCCTGGTGA